TAACTTTCCTAGTTGTGGATGTCTAAGTTTCATTTCCTCGACAAGTACCATTGATCAACTTGCAGCAGTTAAAGCCAGTTACTATGGTTCTGGACTAGTGACTAACCATGGTTTATGTGATCCAATTATTGCCCGGTTGAAGGATTTGttaattaaaacaataaatccTTTACTGCTGAACTGAACTTTTTCGATCTCTACGTTCTGAAATCTGACATAAGCTACTTCTTACATTGTTTAGGTGGAAAAGATCCCTGAATGTTTCCAGTCAGCGGAGGATTACCTTGGTTCTTGCACTTTACCATTAATTGAGGAAACTCGTTCTGAGTTGTTTTCCAGTATGGAGGTGTTACATGATGCACCATTCGCTGAAGTAATCTCAGTAAAGGAATCTGGGTCACATGGTTCAGTTCTGTATGAGCTTAAATTTGATTCTTGGAGGAACATAAATAGTGATAGTGGCAAAGAGGCATACTCTCCCAAATGCGGTGACCTTTTTGTTTTGTCTGATGTGATACCTGAAATTTCCTCGGATTTGGAACAGTGTGTACGGACATGTACTTTTGCTTTGGCCATGAAAGATGCGAAGGAGTCCAATGCTACAGAAGATGATAAATTATCAAGTTATGTAAAGTTCCGGACTTCAAAGTTGGTTGAGGCTAAAGATGGTATGCGGAACTCTGTTTTTTTGCTGTGTTTCTGGTTAATATGACTACAAAAATTAGAATTTGGAAAGCGCTACACATGTCTGGGAACTTACAGATCATTAAGGAAATTTTGTGCCCCAATTCCATGGTAAGAAATGTGAATATCTTATTAAATATCGCTCGTTTCTGAACAATGCCTTGAACAAAATCTTGTAAGAACTGTATACCGTGCAGAGTCAGAACTGTTAAATTGATGGGTATTAGGGTTTGTGTTGTTTCTTGCTTAAAGCTTCCATTTCCTATGCCTATTTTACGGTTATAACTTCTGCTGCACTGAAAGAAAGAGAATGTAGTTTGGACGAGTGCGATGTTTGTGACAACTTAGTGCAGAACGTAATTATAGCTTTTGTTAATGCATTGCAGGTCGAAGAAATCTGTAATATTTGTTCTTCACAAGATGATAGCACTTGGGATGAACAACTTGGCCGCAGATTATCATTAGTCCTTGATGAGTCCCAAGCAATTGCAGTGCGTAGTTCTGTATCGGCAGCACAGTGCAATCACAAGTCTTCTATTAAACTTATTTGGGGTCCACCCGGGACTGGTAAAACTAAAACTCTGAGTATCTTGTTGTACACCCTCTTAAGTAAGAGCTGTAGAACACTTGCATGAGCTCCAACAAATGTTGCAGTTAAGGAAGTGGCATTGCGCGTCCTAAAGCTTGTTGAAAATCCTCCCCACATGGATCCAGGACAGGATGGGTTGTTATGCTCACTGGGAGATTCGCTCTTATTTGGGAGTAGGAATCGCTTGGAAATTTTTGATGATCTTGAGGAGATTTTTTTAGATTATCATGTGGACAGGCTTGTGGAATGTTTTGCGCCACCCAACAGTTGGAAGATATGCTTTACATCCATGATAAAATTTCTTGAAGACTGTGTTGCTGAATATCGTTTGTTGGAGAATGGATCAGTTGGCGAGGACAAAACTGGTGTCAACAATGATTCCGCCCCTGTGATTCCAAGTTCATTTCTTGGGTTCATTAAAGATGGATACACAGCCGTGGTTTCTCCTTTGAAAAGATGTGTAAGTGATTTATGCACCCATCTTCCAAAAAGACTTCTATTGCAGCATAATTTTGAAAGCATGGTATGTCTTCTTAATTTGCTTGATTCTTTTGGAGTTCTTCTGTCTCAAGATAATGCTAATGACAAAGAAATAGAGACGCTCTTTGCACAGGGGGAAGTTGTTGATTTTTACCTTAAGCATGAGAAAGAAGCATATATGTCTTGTACTTCTGTTCAGCTGTACAAAGATGAGGAATGAGTGCATTGATGCTCTAAGATCTCTTTGTCAGTCCCTTGCTCATGTCCTTCCAGAGAGTATGGACAGAAGTATGGTATGGCAGTTTTGCTTTCAATCTGCCTCACTCATCTTCTGCACATCGTCTAGCTCGTATACTTTGCATAGAGTAGAAATGGATCCGCTGAACTTGTTGGTTATTGATGAAGCTGCTCAGTTAAGAGAGTGTGAATCAGCAATACCCATGCAACTTAAAGGCATACAGCATGGTATTCTAATTGGTGATGAGTGTCAGCTACCAGCAATGGTTACTAGCAAGGTAAATATTTGAACACTGCTTGGCTTCAGTTATTATTTGAAGAAACGTAATCTACATCAATCTTTGTAAAATTTACCGCAGATATTGCTCCTTACAGGAATTGCTTATATATAATTTATTAATCTTTACAAGCTTTCTTGTTTAGGTTTCTGATGACGCTGGATTTGGAAGAAGTCTATTTGAAAGGTTGAGTTCGTTGGGACATTCAAAGCGCCTTCTCAACATTCAGTACAGAATGCATCCTAAAATAAGTGCTTTTCCAAATGGCAACTTTTATAGAAACCAGATTTTAAATGCTCCCAATGTTCTCTGTAAAAGTTATGAAAGATCCTATCTTCAAGGACCTATGTTTGGTCCATACTCATTTATAAGCACTTCTGATGGAAGAGATGAACAAGATAATGTTGCACATAGCAGGAAAAATATGGTGGAAGTAGCAATTACTCTGAAGATTGTACGGAAGCTTTTTAGAGGTATTGTCGTGTGAGTTTATAGTTGCATTACATTTCCATGTAATTTACATATGGCAGCATGAGATGTcaattttattcatttttttgtcCTGCCTGAATATCTGTCTCCATGCTTGCTTTTCCTTCAAGAAATCATAATGAGGGTTTTACACTTTTACTTTTACAGCATGGGATGGCGCAAGAGAGAAGCTAACAATTGGAATAATATCCCCATATGCTGCTCAAGTAGCTGCAATTCAAGAGAAACTTGGACACAAATATGAGAAGTTCGAATATTTCGCTGTGAGGGTGAAGTCTATTGATGGCTTCCAGGGCGGTGAAGAGGATATCATAATAATCTCTACTGTCAGATCTAACAGTGAAGGATCTATTGGATTCCTATCTAATCTTCAACGAACTAATGTTGCTTTGACTAGGGCACGGTAAACTAGTGTGCTTCACTCAACAATATACTTCGAACCAAAGTAACTAGAAATTGCAAGGATATGTGAAGTTCACTTGCTGTATTTTATCACTGCAGGCGCTGTCTTTGGATTTTGGGTGATGGAAAAACTCTGCTTAGAAGTGGATCTTGCTGGAGGGCATTAGTTTCTGATGCTAAAAATCGGCATTGTTTATTTGATGCTGGTGAAGATAAAGATCTAGCTAATGCAGCATTGAAAGCCAAGAAAGAACTTGATCAACTGGATGACTTATTGAAAGGAGATAGCATACTCTTCAAAACTGCAAAGTGGAAGGTATCCTGAATGGTCAGGGAAAATGTTATGTTATTCTTTGTCCAAAGAGTAAAAATCTTCGCTTCGTTTgcactccatttttttttttggaatgctGAACTCAATCGGATTTGGTTTTTTTTCGTTGTCTTGATTTCTGCAGGTTTTGTTTAGTGATAACTTTAGAAAGTCATTTATGAGATTGAAATCGTTTCAGACCCAAAAGTCGGTTATCAATTTGTTGCTTAAACTTTCCAATGGCTGGAGCCCGAAGAAAGTGGACTCTGTTTGTGGAAACTCCTTGCAGCTCGTGAAACAGTTCAAGGTTGGACGACTTTATGTTATTTCTGCTGTCAATATTGCGAAGTATTCAAGCTATGTCCAAGTATTGAAGATATGGGATATCTTACCTCTGGAGGAGATGCCAAAACTTGTTAAGCGTCTTGATAGCATCTTTAGTATGTACACAGACAATTTCATCAACCGCTGTAAAGAAAAAAAGGCTGATGGGTATGTTTGGTACCACTACTCTGTGTATTACAAGTCTGGtgatagtcaattgatgactCTTTCTGTTCACCTATCAGTTTGGATGATAAATTGCTGTgttaattttctttctttctttatagGGATATGGACGTGCCAGTGATCTGGGAACCATGTAATGAAGTTGTTCGATATAATACAAGAACTGAGTCGTCTAGTGGGTTGAGTGTTGCAGAATTTGATGGAAGAAGCTATCTTGAAAACTCAAAAGTGAACGAGAGCCTACTATTGATGAAATTCTACTCTTTATCATCTGGTGTCGTGAGCCATTTGTTATCTGGAAGTGATGGCAGAGAACTTGATCTTCCTTTTGAAATGACTGATCAAGAATTGGAAATAACTCTTTTTCCAAGAAGTAGTTTTATTCTTGGAAGATCTAGAACTGGGAAAACAACTATCTTAACCATGAAATTGTTTCAGAAGGAGCAGCAACACTATTTCTCTTTGGAAGGGTTGTCTGAGGGTACATGTTCTACGTCTGCTTCCCCAAAGAATTGGATGAGAGAGGGTCTTGGAGCGACAAACGGAACCAACCTACGACAAATGTTTGTAACTGTCAGCCCTCAACTATGTTCTGCTATCAAGAAtcaaatttcaaatttgaaaAGGTAAATTTATTCCCTGGTGTTGTCTTATTGATGAGCCATTTATTCCAACTCTATACCGTCCTTAAATTTTCCTTTAAATTGTTTAGAGATATTAATACAAGTTATTTCATGTGATATCTGAAGCTACACATGGGTGTGGGGATCACATTCCAATTGTATTTCTTGAAGAACACGTGCTTCTAAAACCTTACTGAAAGCTGTTTGTAAATTATTGTTGAAAATCCGGATTGCCTTGTCATGTTGCCTTCAATGTGATTAATGGTCTGCGGACCTTCTCAATAGATATGGGATCTAAATTGGTGTAAACTAGAAAGTAAACTTGTACTAAATCACTCGACGCGTGGTGTGTCATAAGACTCATAGGTCATAGCCCAGTAAGATAATATTCATATTCTGCCTACTTGTGCCATCATTTCCAACTTCTTATGGCTAGACCATTTTTGCTCTTGTAAAACTGCATTTTCTATGTAGTTTACTCTTGTTGTATCTGCATAGTATGCTTTGATGATGCGAATCAAATAATTTATTGGTCTTAGAATAACTTTTATGTTGTTATCTGCATATTGTCTAAGATTGGTCTTTTTGGTAATGATGAGGATACCAAGTTAACTTAATACAATATCAACATATAGACCAATCTATGTATGCTTATTTTCTTGCATCATTTGTTTTTCACAGTTTTATCAGCGGCGGGAAATTGTCAGCAGAAAATAAGTTTACTGATATGCATGACATTGATGATACCATTGCGTTCAGTAGCATCCCCGATTCTTTCATTGACCTACCACTTGATTGCTACCCACTTGTCATAACGTTTCAGAAGTTCTTACTGATGCTTGACGGAAGTATGGAGGATTCATATTTTGACAGATTCAATGATGTAAGGGAGTTTTGTGCGGGAAATACTGGAACAAGTAGGACTTTTGCCTTAAATGCTTTTATTAGATCAAAGGAGGTTAATTACGACCGGTTTAATTCATTTTACTGGCCGCATTTCAACTGTCACTTGACCAGAAAACTTGACTCTTCAACTGTTTTTGTTGAGATAATGTCTCACATAAAAGGTGGGCTGATTGCTGGTAGAGTTCCTAATGGCAAACTCAGCCGGGGGAATTATTTGTTGCTATCTGAGGGACGGGTTTCCACTTTAAGCAAGGATTTAAGAGAGCTGATTTAtgatatttttcttgattatgaGAAGAAGAAGCTGCTGAATGGTGAGTTTGATTTTGCTGATTTAGTCACGGACCTTCATCAACGACTGCGAAAAGGGATCTATCGGGGTGATCAAATGGATTTCGTATATGTTGATGAGGTCCAAGATCTAACCATGAGACAGGCTGCTCTTTTCAAGTATATGTGCCAAAATTTTGAGGCAGGATTTGCTTTCTCGGGTGATACAGCTCAAACTATTGCAAGGGGTATTGATTTCCGGTTCCAAGACATAAGATCTTTGTTTTATAATGAATTCATCTCAGAACCAAGAAGTGATTTCAAAGGGAAAGCACAGGAAAAGGTGCATTATTCAGTTTCTGATTATTTTCAATTGAGTCAGAATTTCCGTACACACGCAGGTATTCTCAAGCTGTCTCAGAGCATAATTGAGCTTCTTTACCACTTCTTTCCCCTCTCTATTGACTCTTTAAGGCCCGAGAATAGCCATATCTATGGTGAAGCACCGGTTATACTTGAATCTGTAAATGATGAAAATGCAATTGTAACTATTTTTGGAAATAGTGGGAGTACTGGTAGTAGTTTCATTGGGTTTGGAGCAGAGCAGGTTATTTTAGTACGCAATGATTCTGTGAAAAAAGAAGTCTCCGACCAAATTGGAAATCAAGCCCTTGTGTTGACATTAGTCGAGTGCAAAGGCCTCGAGTTTCAGGTCAGTGATTGtctattttttttcctctttgaaATGAAGATATGTTTGAATATATAATTTCTTTCATAAGTTAGTTTTATTTGTCAGATTTTGAAACTGTAAACTGCGCAATTTTTCATGTTCTTTTATTAGGAAGTGAATGTAGTCTTTTGAGCCAGCTAAGCACTTAACCAGTAAATAACCCGTTTTCCAAGTCTATCCCATGTGGCATAAATCAGAAGTGCAGTCCGATTATGTTTAAGAAAACTGTGCAGGATTTCTGGTTTCATTTTGAATGGTGATTTAAATGAACCCTTTGCAGTATCCCTGGCTACATGTTGAATTCTCAAGTTTTACCATTAAATTTGCAAATGCCAAATATACATGACCAAAAGTTAAGTTGCTTTGTGTGATCGTGAAAGAGCAATAGTAGGCCCGACTAATATACATAGTTAATATTCGCTGCAAATATTTCCTGTCTTCAAATTCATAGAGGGGCGTTTTGCAAAGTAGTTTTCACGATTGCACCTACGGAGCTGCAGCCCTTAAGTGCATTCAGTTTGAACTCTGCATATTAATCAAGGCATGTGTTTCTTACTGTTTATCCTCTTAGAAGGTATGTGTTTTTATATTCTGTCATATATGTAGGATGTTCTGTTGTACAACTTTTTTGGAACATCTCCTTTAAAGAATCAGTGGCGAGTTATTTACGGACACATGGAGGAACTAGGTGTGCTTCACTGCACCGAACAAAAATCATTTCCAAGTTTCTGCTCGGCCAAGCACAAAATTCTTTGCTCTGAATTGAAGCAACTATATGTGGCTCTTACTCGTGCTAGGCAGAGACTGTGGATCTATGAGAATGCAGACAAATTCTCGATGCCTATATTTGATTACTGGAAGAAGTTGGGAGTCGTACAGGTTCAACATCTGGATGAATCTCTTGCACAGACAATGCGAGTTGGAAGCAGCAAGGAAGAGTGGTGTTCTCGCGGTATCAAGGTCTAAACTGGAACCCTTGCAATTTGTTGCATACATACATTCATGTACCTCTTAGTTCTATTTCCCAAATTTCATATTCCTAGCATTATTCCCTTATGAATTTTACGGTCATATGTTTTGCTCTTTCATAACTGTGCAGCTATTTAATGAGGGTAATTTTGAGATGGCGACGATGTGTTTCGAAAGAGCTGGAGATCCATACAAAGAGAAGTGGGCAAAAGCTGCTGGACTTAGAGCTGCTGCTAACCGAATGGGTGATTCAAGTTCTGAACTGGCTCGCGTTCCTCTGACAGAGGCTGCTGAGATCTTTGAAACAATTGGAAAATTCGAGATTGCTGCAAAATGCTTTATTCAGTTGAAGGACTTCAAAAGGGCAGGTTTGGACTATCTATATTATTTTTTGAGGAAATGTCCCACTGAAATAAAGTCTTataaaaaattacataaataAAAGTATAAAGAGAGGAAATGAAGTGTGCTTTCTGTTAACCCAAAATCAATTCCTAAAATACCAAGTTTGCTTTCTGTTAACCCACGGAAGTTTCTGGGTTGGAAAAAGCCATTTTCTTTAATTGATACGAATTCCGGAAGTAACTGAGCACATTCTCGCAAATGAAGTACACTCAGAAGCCAAGTTTTGATAGATATTAACCAAATTCTATGTAATACTTAGACACTAATGAAAAGAATATGCTAATGAAGGATTAGAAAAAACTCGTGCAGAGCCTTGTTAGACATAAACTCCAGTTGAAGTTATAAATTCAAATTAGGCATGAAATATTCATTAGGAATGATTAAATGATTTTAGCTTGTAATGTTTTTATCTTTTTAGGTTTGCTTTATCTGAAGAATTTGGAGGAACCAAGGCTAGAGGATGCAGCTGATTGTTTTTCTCTTGCTGGATGCTGGTCTATTGCGGCCGAAGTGTATTGTAGGGCTAATTGCTTGTTGAAATGCCTGACTGTTTGCACCAAGGGAAATCTTTTGGAACCGGGGCTTCTGTTCATAGAGAAATGGAAAGCAGATGGAATCTCTGATGCTGATGCAACCAAAAGTCAAGGGCTGAAAGAATTGAAACACGAGTTTCTAGAAAAGTGTGCATTTCTCTATCATCAAGCGAAAGATACAAATAGTATGATGAAGTTTGTTCGGGCCTTCAACTCATTGAACTTGATGCGGACTTTCTTGGTAACTCATAGTTATCTCGATGAGCTCGGGGTTTTAGAGACCGAGTTTGGAAACTGTATGGAGGATGTCAATTCTGCCAAGCTGAGAGGAGATCTTCTTCTTGGGGCAGAAATACTGGAAAAGGGTGGGCGCTATGAAGAAGCATCGAGGATCATTCTTCTGTATGTTCTTGTCAATTCTCTTTGGATAACAGGAAGCAAAGGTTGGCCCTTAAAGAAATTCTCAAACAAAGAGGAACTTTTGGCAAAATCAAAATCGATCGCAAAGACTAGCAATGATAACTTTTATGAGTTAATCTGCTTGGTGGCTAGCTCATTATCAGAGAAAGATAGCAGCTTAGCAGAGATGGGAGATTGTTTGGCTACTTCCCAGAGGCTCGGTCATTTGGAGCAGAAATTATGTACCTTCGGAAGATTCTCGATTACCATCTTAAGGTAAGGTTTGCTAACTACGAACGTGATGAAATGGTTGTGTTGAACTCTGTGGAGCATGCAGCATTTATGACTTCGCGTAAGAGGGTCTCAACTCAGACTTTAATGTACTTCTGGAATATATGGAGGGAGAAGATATTAAGCATATTGGCGTACCTTGGTTCTATTGGAACAATACAAGAAAAAGACTACAAGGGCTGTGAGGAGTTTTGTTTGAGTTACTTGGGGGTCTGCAAAACGGTACAAAATAGCAGTTCCATCTGTTGTACGAAATGGGGAATTGGTTACAATGGATGCTAACCAGTTTGTATCTGCTGCTCAGAGTTACTGGGTTTCTCAAGTCACCTGTCTTGGTATGAATGTGTTAGAGAAGCTCAACACCCTTTATCGGTTTTACGTTGGAAAGTCTCCCTCATTGTTTAATCAGGGAGTGACTTCTCTTCACATATTTGGAGTCACAAAAGGGCTCATGGGATCCAAGGTATTGGACTGGGAGGCTCCTAAGGCACTACTAGAGAACTCGGCGTCTTGTAGACAGCGGTTTTTCGAAATTGTATGTCCCGTGGACTccaaaaggatttttttagaaGATATGATTAAGCCAAGAAAAACagaactttgtagggaaattaccgAAGAACTAATTATGGAAATAGTCAGATCGGAAAGAAATTTATCTCTTGGGCAAATTCGGAAAGTGGTGATGCTGATATTTGTTTATGGGAGTCTACCTGTTGAACTGTATCAGGTGATTGTAAACAGTTTTGAGCTGAACACACATTGgaaatccttgtttaggcagttTAAAGACTGCATTGATTCAGGGATTGTGAGGTTACCATTTTTCTTGCAGATTAGAAGGTCTTTGAGGATAACCAATTGGAGCGAAATGTCAAGTTCCATTTCACCATTCCATTTTTTGTATCTTCTGGAACGCTTACTTTATTTGGTAAGTTCTTGGAAACGTTTCTTTTTCACAACAAAGTCTGCTCTCCTGGAGACACTTACATGTGAAAACTGGAAACTGAAAATATCCGAGTCGGATACAGAAATCAGCTTAAAGGCAGAACTGCACCTTTTGGAAGGTTCTGTGCTGGCCTTGTGTCAACGTATACTTTTGGAGAAGAAAGGCACACTGGAATGGGTTGAGAAAACTAATACTGCAGCCAAGAAAGACTATCCTTCTCTTGTTTTAAGGTTATTTATCCTTGTTTGTCTAGTCTGTATTAATGCTGGAGATCATTTTGGAGAACTCGTTGGTCTACTCATTGATGATAACATATCTTCTTTGCTCCCACTGGAATTTGGTAAGATCCTTGACTTTGCAAAGCCTTCGAAAGATCCGTATGAGAAAATATCCAGGGAGGTTGATTATGGTAAAATATCTCAAGTATTCGCAAAGGTTCTTAAGATTATTAAGAATCCTCTGGTGATTTTGTATTTTGGTAAAAATCGTCCTACCTTTTCCTGTCCTGATGCCATATTCATAGACATGAAGTTGATTCTATGTAGAGAAGATATATTGGATatactcaacatcaagagacgCAATGTGTACAACAAGGTGCTGTAATTGAATCGAGACTGAAGGCATAAGTGACAAAAATGTTCCTTCGTGCAATATTGGAAGCATTGTTCACTGTTCTCAACCTCCCAGTTCATTCAGTGAACATGAGCAGTTCATGGAGAATGAGCATGAACATGTCAGTGATTTGCAAGGGAGTTGCAGGACCGTTTGGCATGGAGTTGACGATTTTTCAAGgttctttaattgttcaatttgttcttttttatttattttgatttccATTATCAAAAGAGTGCCTTTGATGATGTATTTTCTTCTGTGTAGTCTAATATAGAGTTACttattcgtgttcttggtgcTGGAATTGCCAAATTGAAGCTGAAAGCATCTTTAAGCAGTGAAGATAGTAGGTTCGTCGCTCAAGCAGAACTTATGCTTGGTGAATTAAAGCAACGCTCAACTGCTTTATGGGTTTCTTGTGCCAGGTCTGTTTTGTTGCACGCTGAGTGTGTTTTAGGGATTTTAAAATGAATTTTTTTCCCTGGAAACTCAATCTTATTCGATTGCAGTACACAACTGAGCAGCCTAACCTTCTCATGTTGTGTTATTTCTCAGCGAGGAGGAAATGCAGCGCATCATGTCAAGTTTTGGCATACTTCAGAACCAGACAGTAGCCATGGAGACAAAATTAAGACAACTGTTGGATCCTTTATTTTCCTCAACGCTTAGGTTTCCAGTTACTGTCATGGAATCTTCTCAGGCCAGTGTTTCATCTGAGAGTagcaagaagaaggaaaaatcaaGATTGGAGAAGGTTAAGCATAAGAAAGGCAGAAGGAAGTAATATACTGTATTATTTAGTATTTTGTTACATTCTGTTCATCAATACTTTCTTACTTCTGTATGCACACTCGGAGGAATCTGGCATATCTGCTGTTAAGTAGTTAAACAGAAAGAAGGTGCTTGGCTCACTACAGGACAGGTTGTAGGTGCACTGGGTTTGAAGCCAATGCAGCTGCTGTCTGATTTGTACATTTTgtaatataagaaaaaaaaaactacactcTATCCCATCTACAGTCTATCCTTCAGCAGCAGTTATTACCTAGTCCTGAATTTGGCCCCGGCTTGCCAGCCTACAGGAGTTAAGTCCCCCTTGAAGAACTTTCATGACTTGGCTGCAGTTTCCCTCCAGCTGGATAGATGGTGCATAGCAGGAATGATCCATTGGTAGAGTTTCTTTTTGAAAATTAAAGACCCTCAAaacaagagaatacaaagtaacgaACCGTACAAGTAGTGGCATTCAGTGTAGGATAACAAGTAGTAGTGGGCTCCGGATCGCCTGTCCATCTTTTCCCTATCCCTTCATGTCCCACCAACCACAGCATGACATTTGTCCTAAACTTACTCACCAAATTTAGACTGTTATCTGAGTGAACGGAGACGTTATCAGGAAAAGTAtcccgagtttttttttttggccaacCTTAAGGGAGGCCTTATGTGTGATGAGAAATCTGCAATTTGTCAGTCACAAAAAATGTCCCAAACTTTTAGAATTGAAACTTCAAATTTTTCAATTTCACAAAATTCAGGTTAAATATAAGGTAATCAATCGAATTGAAGACAAATTtctgtcaaatttaatcatagaATCAAACTAATAGTTCAAATATCATTAAAATAGCCATTAGATAGATCAGAATCGATCGATTTCAGTTTCGgtttcattaaaaaaaacaaaaaaaaaactatttcacCATTTTGAAAGACCAATAAAGAGTATATTCTACTTCAATTCAATGAAAATAGAGCATGGAAGTACCCATTTACGTGATTTCACCTTTCATTTTAGTAAATTCGAACAAATTTGAGATTTAGAAaactttattttctgtaaaaaaaaaaacagagatcAGAAGGAATTTCCATGGAGAAGATGACGGGTAATTGGCCCGGTTTTATTAACGCGTTACTGATATACGACCCGACCCGAAAGTTCGGAAATCTAATGTCTACTACTTATTTTTGAATGGATCAAATCTAATTTCTTATCCTCAACCGTACATACATAATCACTCAAATTGATAAACCCACCATCACCTAAGAATTAATTTACTAGCCAAATTTGAAATATCCAAGAATACACTTATAAACACCATGACTAGAGCTAATAACAACTAATTAAACATATCATTTTAATTCAGGCCTCCAAAAAtaccaaagaaaacaaaaagttgCATTTCTTTTTCAAAATAATGTTTAGGCGTTTAACAAAGCAAAAGGCTCCCTCATCAACTGGGTGGAGCTTCTGAGAGAAAATTAAAGAGAAAGAACCGGAAGTTAAAGAAATCCGTTTAGTAGAAGAGGGGAGTGGAAAGAAGGAACAAACTTATCTCGTTTG
The sequence above is a segment of the Papaver somniferum cultivar HN1 unplaced genomic scaffold, ASM357369v1 unplaced-scaffold_125, whole genome shotgun sequence genome. Coding sequences within it:
- the LOC113331459 gene encoding uncharacterized protein LOC113331459, giving the protein MRKKHICLVLLFSCTKMRNECIDALRSLCQSLAHVLPESMDRSMVWQFCFQSASLIFCTSSSSYTLHRVEMDPLNLLVIDEAAQLRECESAIPMQLKGIQHGILIGDECQLPAMVTSKVSDDAGFGRSLFERLSSLGHSKRLLNIQYRMHPKISAFPNGNFYRNQILNAPNVLCKSYERSYLQGPMFGPYSFISTSDGRDEQDNVAHSRKNMVEVAITLKIVRKLFRAWDGAREKLTIGIISPYAAQVAAIQEKLGHKYEKFEYFAVRVKSIDGFQGGEEDIIIISTVRSNSEGSIGFLSNLQRTNVALTRARRCLWILGDGKTLLRSGSCWRALVSDAKNRHCLFDAGEDKDLANAALKAKKELDQLDDLLKGDSILFKTAKWKVLFSDNFRKSFMRLKSFQTQKSVINLLLKLSNGWSPKKVDSVCGNSLQLVKQFKVGRLYVISAVNIAKYSSYVQVLKIWDILPLEEMPKLVKRLDSIFSMYTDNFINRCKEKKADGDMDVPVIWEPCNEVVRYNTRTESSSGLSVAEFDGRSYLENSKVNESLLLMKFYSLSSGVVSHLLSGSDGRELDLPFEMTDQELEITLFPRSSFILGRSRTGKTTILTMKLFQKEQQHYFSLEGLSEGTCSTSASPKNWMREGLGATNGTNLRQMFVTVSPQLCSAIKNQISNLKSFISGGKLSAENKFTDMHDIDDTIAFSSIPDSFIDLPLDCYPLVITFQKFLLMLDGSMEDSYFDRFNDVREFCAGNTGTSRTFALNAFIRSKEVNYDRFNSFYWPHFNCHLTRKLDSSTVFVEIMSHIKGGLIAGRVPNGKLSRGNYLLLSEGRVSTLSKDLRELIYDIFLDYEKKKLLNGEFDFADLVTDLHQRLRKGIYRGDQMDFVYVDEVQDLTMRQAALFKYMCQNFEAGFAFSGDTAQTIARGIDFRFQDIRSLFYNEFISEPRSDFKGKAQEKVHYSVSDYFQLSQNFRTHAGILKLSQSIIELLYHFFPLSIDSLRPENSHIYGEAPVILESVNDENAIVTIFGNSGSTGSSFIGFGAEQVILVRNDSVKKEVSDQIGNQALVLTLVECKGLEFQDVLLYNFFGTSPLKNQWRVIYGHMEELGVLHCTEQKSFPSFCSAKHKILCSELKQLYVALTRARQRLWIYENADKFSMPIFDYWKKLGVVQVQHLDESLAQTMRVGSSKEEWCSRGIKLFNEGNFEMATMCFERAGDPYKEKWAKAAGLRAAANRMGDSSSELARVPLTEAAEIFETIGKFEIAAKCFIQLKDFKRAGLLYLKNLEEPRLEDAADCFSLAGCWSIAAEVYCRANCLLKCLTVCTKGNLLEPGLLFIEKWKADGISDADATKSQGLKELKHEFLEKCAFLYHQAKDTNSMMKFVRAFNSLNLMRTFLVTHSYLDELGVLETEFGNCMEDVNSAKLRGDLLLGAEILEKGGRYEEASRIILLYVLVNSLWITGSKGWPLKKFSNKEELLAKSKSIAKTSNDNFYELICLVASSLSEKDSSLAEMGDCLATSQRLGHLEQKLCTFGRFSITILR